In Isoptericola jiangsuensis, the following proteins share a genomic window:
- a CDS encoding metal ABC transporter ATP-binding protein, translating to MTLPDGSTGGSPAVDVRGVHVHLGASHVLRGVDLTVAPGEVVALLGANGSGKSTLVRTVVGVLPPSRGTVDLLGHRVGDHVPWGRVGYVPQRVSAAAGVPSTAREVVASGLLHGRRLRLPRGWRGRAADALDQVGLADRADEPTNRLSGGQQQRVLIARALVRSPELLVLDEPVAGVDRPSQEAFAATMTRLVGDGLTVLVVLHELGELADLITRAVVLRHGRVVHDGAPPRPHAAHDAAAHDHVHPHTSELPLRSDTRVGLGGPLDTDEEARP from the coding sequence ATGACCCTCCCGGACGGCTCCACGGGCGGCTCCCCCGCCGTCGACGTCCGGGGCGTGCACGTGCACCTCGGCGCCAGCCACGTGCTGCGCGGCGTCGACCTCACCGTGGCGCCCGGCGAGGTGGTCGCGCTGCTCGGCGCCAACGGCTCCGGCAAGTCGACGCTCGTGCGGACCGTCGTCGGGGTGCTGCCCCCGAGCCGGGGCACCGTCGACCTGCTCGGGCACCGGGTGGGCGACCACGTGCCCTGGGGCCGGGTCGGCTACGTGCCGCAGCGCGTGAGCGCCGCCGCGGGTGTCCCGTCGACGGCCCGCGAGGTCGTCGCGTCGGGCCTGCTGCACGGCCGTCGGTTGCGGCTGCCGCGCGGCTGGCGGGGGCGGGCCGCCGACGCGCTCGACCAGGTGGGCCTCGCCGACCGGGCCGACGAGCCGACGAACCGCCTGTCGGGCGGGCAGCAGCAGCGGGTCCTCATCGCCCGCGCGCTGGTCCGCTCCCCCGAGCTGCTCGTCCTGGACGAGCCCGTCGCGGGCGTCGACCGCCCCAGCCAGGAGGCGTTCGCCGCGACCATGACGCGCCTCGTGGGCGACGGCCTCACCGTGCTCGTCGTGCTGCACGAGCTCGGCGAGCTCGCCGACCTCATCACCCGCGCCGTCGTGCTGCGGCACGGCCGCGTGGTGCACGACGGCGCCCCGCCGCGCCCGCACGCCGCGCACGACGCCGCCGCGCACGACCACGTCCACCCCCACACCTCGGAGCTGCCGCTGCGCTCCGACACGCGCGTCGGCCTCGGCGGCCCGCTCGACACCGACGAGGAGGCCCGGCCGTGA
- a CDS encoding DedA family protein, with translation MTNALTLAAATDDAARHGVFTLNGFPFWAVYAAAFCLVMARAQATYWLGRGVARGLGGSRVASVLEGPRAVVVVGRIHRWGPPAVTLSFLTVGVQTVVNLCAGYLRMPFGRYLVALFFGCLIWAAVWTTVGTAAVYAAIWLFLLHPAALAAALVLVAGGAWWWLRRRRDRLATTTVEPL, from the coding sequence GTGACGAACGCCCTCACCCTGGCCGCCGCGACGGACGACGCCGCCCGGCACGGGGTGTTCACCCTCAACGGCTTCCCCTTCTGGGCGGTCTACGCCGCCGCGTTCTGCCTCGTCATGGCCCGCGCCCAGGCCACGTACTGGCTGGGCCGCGGCGTCGCCCGCGGCCTCGGCGGGTCCCGCGTGGCCTCCGTGCTCGAAGGACCCCGCGCGGTCGTCGTCGTCGGCCGCATCCACCGGTGGGGCCCGCCCGCCGTGACGCTGTCGTTCCTCACCGTGGGCGTGCAGACCGTGGTCAACCTGTGCGCCGGCTACCTGCGCATGCCTTTCGGCCGGTACCTGGTGGCCCTGTTCTTCGGCTGCCTCATCTGGGCGGCCGTGTGGACCACGGTCGGCACCGCGGCGGTCTACGCCGCGATCTGGCTGTTCCTGCTGCACCCGGCAGCGCTCGCCGCGGCCCTGGTCCTGGTCGCGGGCGGCGCCTGGTGGTGGCTGCGCCGACGCCGCGACCGGCTCGCCACCACCACCGTCGAGCCCCTGTGA
- a CDS encoding metal ABC transporter solute-binding protein, Zn/Mn family yields MPTLRRALAATAALALPAVALTACSSDGGSGTDDGTLQVLASFYPLQYVAEQVGGDLVSVDNLTPPSAEPHDLELAPAQVRAVGDADLVVYQSGFQAAVDEAVDARAPEHLVDAAEVADLEESPGTVDHLDEHAGETEAEHAEHADEESADDGHDHGSLDPHFWLDPTRLEPVADAVAAELSAVDPDNAATYAANAEALTATLDDLDARYATALEPCAGRTLVTSHTAFGYLAERYDLVQIGIASIDPEAEPSPARLREIGDVVTANDVSTIFTETLTSPKVAETLASDLGVATAVLDPLEGLSTEAADAGSDYVAVMDDNLDALVTGLGCDA; encoded by the coding sequence ATGCCTACCCTTCGTCGCGCCCTCGCCGCCACCGCCGCGCTCGCCCTGCCGGCGGTCGCGCTCACCGCCTGCTCCTCGGACGGCGGGTCCGGCACCGACGACGGCACCCTCCAGGTCCTCGCCTCCTTCTACCCCCTGCAGTACGTGGCCGAGCAGGTCGGCGGCGACCTCGTCAGCGTCGACAACCTCACCCCGCCGTCCGCGGAGCCCCACGACCTGGAGCTCGCCCCCGCGCAGGTGCGCGCCGTCGGCGACGCCGACCTGGTCGTCTACCAGTCCGGCTTCCAGGCCGCCGTCGACGAGGCCGTCGACGCGCGCGCGCCGGAGCACCTGGTCGACGCCGCCGAGGTCGCGGACCTCGAGGAGAGCCCCGGGACGGTCGACCACCTGGACGAGCACGCGGGCGAGACGGAGGCCGAGCACGCCGAGCACGCCGACGAGGAGTCCGCCGACGACGGCCACGACCACGGGTCGCTCGACCCGCACTTCTGGCTCGACCCGACCCGGCTGGAGCCCGTCGCCGACGCCGTGGCCGCCGAGCTCTCCGCGGTCGACCCGGACAACGCCGCCACCTACGCGGCCAACGCCGAGGCCCTCACCGCGACGCTCGACGACCTCGACGCCCGGTACGCGACCGCGCTGGAGCCCTGCGCGGGCCGGACGCTCGTGACGAGCCACACCGCGTTCGGCTACCTCGCCGAGCGGTACGACCTGGTCCAGATCGGCATCGCGTCCATCGACCCGGAGGCCGAGCCGTCCCCGGCCCGCCTGCGCGAGATCGGCGACGTCGTCACCGCGAACGACGTCTCGACGATCTTCACCGAGACCCTCACCAGCCCGAAGGTCGCCGAGACCCTCGCGTCCGACCTCGGCGTGGCCACCGCCGTCCTCGACCCGCTCGAGGGCCTGTCCACCGAGGCCGCCGACGCCGGATCGGACTACGTTGCCGTCATGGACGACAACCTCGACGCCCTCGTCACCGGTCTGGGCTGCGACGCATGA
- a CDS encoding metal ABC transporter permease gives MLTDPLMQRALLAALLVGASAPVVGTYLVQRRLALLGDGIGHVALTGVALGWLVGSTMGLVPVDALAIPGAIVASVVGSVLIEVVRRRGRTSGDLALAIMFYGGIAGGVLIIGIAGGSSGSLMAYLFGSISTVTTTDLVLTVVLSVLILAVGVGLRAALFSVSHDEEFAVSSGLPVWALNMAVAVLAALTVTVAMRVVGLLLVSALMIVPVAIGQLVTHSFRRTMTVASVVGVTVCVTGLSITYWYPVSPGALIVVLAIAVYAVVAGLHPLLDRRRPTGDPHPDIPNDVEVGATTAEGDCVR, from the coding sequence ATGCTCACCGACCCGCTGATGCAGCGCGCCCTGCTGGCGGCCCTGCTCGTGGGCGCGTCGGCGCCCGTCGTGGGCACCTACCTCGTCCAGCGGCGCCTCGCGCTGCTCGGCGACGGCATCGGGCACGTCGCCCTGACGGGCGTGGCGCTCGGCTGGCTCGTCGGGTCCACGATGGGCCTCGTGCCCGTCGACGCCCTCGCGATCCCGGGCGCGATCGTCGCGTCCGTCGTCGGGTCGGTGCTCATCGAGGTGGTCCGCCGCCGGGGCCGCACGTCCGGCGACCTGGCGCTGGCCATCATGTTCTACGGCGGCATCGCCGGCGGCGTCCTCATCATCGGCATCGCGGGCGGGTCGTCGGGCAGCCTCATGGCGTACCTGTTCGGGTCGATCTCGACGGTCACCACCACCGACCTCGTGCTGACGGTCGTGCTGTCCGTTCTCATCCTCGCCGTCGGCGTCGGGCTGCGCGCCGCGCTGTTCTCCGTGAGCCACGACGAGGAGTTCGCCGTGTCGTCCGGCCTGCCGGTGTGGGCGCTCAACATGGCGGTGGCCGTGCTCGCGGCGCTCACCGTGACCGTCGCGATGCGCGTGGTCGGGCTCCTGCTCGTCTCCGCGCTCATGATCGTGCCGGTCGCGATCGGCCAGCTGGTCACGCACTCGTTCCGCCGCACGATGACGGTCGCCTCGGTCGTGGGCGTCACGGTGTGCGTCACCGGGCTGAGCATCACCTACTGGTACCCGGTGTCGCCGGGCGCCCTCATCGTGGTCCTCGCCATCGCCGTGTACGCGGTCGTGGCAGGCTTGCACCCGCTCCTCGACCGGCGCCGGCCCACCGGCGACCCGCACCCGGACATCCCGAACGACGTCGAGGTCGGGGCGACCACCGCGGAAGGAGACTGCGTGCGATGA
- a CDS encoding isoprenyl transferase: MPRETRQYAEPYPHPSGATPPPIPAQFVPNHVAVVMDGNGRWANARGLSRIEGHKQGEKSLLDVVAGAVQIGVKHVSAYAFSTENWKRSPEEVRFLMNFNRDVIRRRRDEMSSWGVRIRWAGRRPKLWGSVINELQVAEEMTKENDRCTLTMCVNYGGRAEIADAAAAIARDAVAGKINPARVGEKTIQKYLDEPDLPDVDLFLRSSGEQRTSNFMIWQAAYAEMVFLPEPWPDVDRRHLWRAVEEFARRDRRYGGAVDVPTA; this comes from the coding sequence ATGCCCCGCGAGACCCGGCAGTACGCCGAGCCGTACCCGCACCCCTCCGGCGCGACCCCGCCGCCGATCCCGGCCCAGTTCGTGCCGAACCACGTCGCGGTCGTCATGGACGGCAACGGCCGGTGGGCCAACGCCCGCGGCCTGTCCCGCATCGAGGGCCACAAGCAGGGCGAGAAGTCGCTGCTCGACGTCGTCGCGGGCGCCGTGCAGATCGGCGTCAAGCACGTCTCCGCGTACGCGTTCAGCACCGAGAACTGGAAGCGGTCGCCCGAGGAGGTGCGCTTCCTCATGAACTTCAACCGCGACGTCATCCGGCGCCGCCGCGACGAGATGTCCTCCTGGGGCGTGCGGATCCGCTGGGCGGGACGCCGCCCCAAGCTGTGGGGCTCGGTCATCAACGAGCTCCAGGTCGCCGAGGAGATGACCAAGGAGAACGACCGCTGCACGCTCACGATGTGCGTGAACTACGGCGGCCGGGCGGAGATCGCCGACGCGGCCGCCGCCATCGCGCGGGACGCGGTCGCCGGGAAGATCAACCCCGCGCGCGTCGGCGAGAAGACGATCCAGAAGTACCTCGACGAGCCCGACCTGCCGGACGTCGACCTGTTCCTGCGGTCCTCGGGCGAGCAGCGCACCAGCAACTTCATGATCTGGCAGGCCGCCTACGCGGAGATGGTGTTCCTGCCCGAGCCGTGGCCCGACGTCGACCGGCGGCACCTGTGGCGCGCGGTCGAGGAGTTCGCGCGCCGCGACCGGCGCTACGGCGGCGCGGTGGACGTGCCGACGGCCTGA
- a CDS encoding Fur family transcriptional regulator, giving the protein MTQLRMTKQRAAVAEVLESSDEFRSAQQLHEALRGRGDAVGLATVYRTLQALADGGDVDVLRADDGEALYRRCARTEHHHHLVCRACGRAVEIDGPTVEAWAASVGAAHGFADIEHTVELWGTCADCRAADRTS; this is encoded by the coding sequence ATGACCCAGCTACGCATGACGAAGCAGCGCGCCGCCGTCGCCGAGGTCCTGGAGTCGTCCGACGAGTTCCGCAGCGCGCAGCAGCTGCACGAGGCGCTGCGCGGCCGGGGGGACGCCGTCGGTCTCGCGACCGTCTACCGCACGCTCCAGGCGCTGGCCGACGGCGGTGACGTGGACGTGCTGCGGGCCGACGACGGCGAGGCCCTGTACCGGCGCTGCGCCCGCACCGAGCACCACCACCACCTGGTGTGCCGGGCGTGCGGGCGTGCGGTCGAGATCGACGGCCCGACGGTCGAGGCGTGGGCGGCCAGCGTGGGCGCGGCCCACGGGTTCGCCGACATCGAGCACACCGTCGAGCTGTGGGGCACGTGCGCGGACTGCCGGGCTGCTGACAGGACGTCATGA
- a CDS encoding FecCD family ABC transporter permease — protein sequence MTAPTSSPRPATVDVADVRALRARRHRRLALVLGVLAAAILALATLALVIGPASLPPGKAVAALFGVGDAGDLFIVQRLRLPRILAALLAGAAFALAGALFQSTLRNPLASPDILGISGGASLGAVTCLLGFGLSGLGVAAGAFVGAATVALLIWFFAWRSGLHAIRFVLVGVGFSYLASSLLAFELASVDQRDAASALVWTVGSVADVRGAELWVLGGGLTVLALAVAATARWQSALALGDDHASGLGVRADRARVVTLALAVAIVAVATSVVGPLAFVALVAPAIARRLLDDGGPALGVAVGTGAALVLASDLVAQHGLFGVSAPTGIVTGLVGAPYLLWLLATHDRRTRS from the coding sequence GTGACCGCCCCGACCTCGTCCCCGCGACCCGCGACCGTCGACGTGGCGGACGTCCGCGCCCTGCGGGCCCGGCGCCACCGCCGGCTCGCGCTCGTCCTCGGCGTCCTCGCGGCGGCGATCCTCGCGCTCGCCACCCTGGCGCTCGTGATCGGCCCGGCCTCGCTGCCGCCGGGCAAGGCGGTGGCCGCGCTGTTCGGCGTCGGCGACGCCGGCGACCTGTTCATCGTCCAGCGGCTGCGGCTGCCCCGGATCCTCGCCGCCCTGCTCGCCGGCGCGGCGTTCGCGCTCGCCGGGGCGCTCTTCCAGTCCACGCTGCGCAACCCGCTGGCCAGCCCCGACATCCTCGGCATCTCCGGCGGCGCCTCCCTCGGCGCCGTCACCTGCCTGCTCGGCTTCGGCCTCTCGGGGCTCGGTGTGGCCGCCGGGGCGTTCGTCGGCGCGGCCACGGTCGCCCTGCTCATCTGGTTCTTCGCGTGGCGCTCCGGGCTGCACGCCATCCGGTTCGTGCTCGTCGGTGTCGGGTTCTCCTACCTCGCGTCGTCCCTGCTCGCGTTCGAGCTGGCGTCCGTCGACCAGCGGGACGCCGCCTCGGCCCTCGTGTGGACGGTGGGCAGCGTCGCCGACGTCCGCGGCGCCGAGCTGTGGGTCCTCGGCGGCGGGCTCACCGTCCTCGCGCTCGCCGTCGCGGCGACCGCCCGCTGGCAGTCCGCGCTCGCCCTCGGCGACGACCACGCCTCCGGGCTCGGCGTCCGCGCCGACCGGGCCCGCGTCGTCACCCTGGCCCTGGCGGTCGCGATCGTCGCGGTCGCGACGTCCGTCGTCGGCCCCCTCGCGTTCGTCGCCCTCGTCGCCCCCGCCATCGCCCGTCGGCTGCTCGACGACGGCGGCCCCGCGCTCGGGGTCGCCGTCGGCACGGGCGCCGCGCTCGTGCTGGCGTCCGACCTCGTCGCGCAGCACGGCCTGTTCGGCGTGAGCGCCCCCACCGGCATCGTCACCGGCCTCGTCGGCGCCCCGTATCTGCTGTGGCTGCTGGCCACCCACGACAGGAGGACCCGCTCATGA
- a CDS encoding ABC transporter ATP-binding protein codes for MIDTVHRAPRLREPGTGPLAAHGVSIGYDGRRVIEDLDLELPAGRVTAIVGPNACGKSTLLRGLARLHPLEAGRVTLGDQDVTRMPRRELARLVGVLPQSSVAPDGVRVAELVGRGRYPHQGWFGRHSSDDDAVVMRSLEATGVADLADRPVDELSGGQRQRVWIAMVLAQETDVVLLDEPTTYLDVTHQVELLDLLHDLNRERGTTVVMVLHELNLAARYADHLVVMSAGRVVAQGAPGDVLDEATVLAAFGLDARVVPDPVAGTPMIVPVGRHHRPDGSLAPTGSTEPSGD; via the coding sequence ATGATCGACACCGTGCACCGCGCGCCGCGGCTCCGCGAGCCCGGCACCGGCCCGCTGGCCGCGCACGGCGTCTCGATCGGCTACGACGGGCGCCGCGTCATCGAGGACCTCGACCTCGAGCTGCCCGCCGGCCGCGTCACCGCGATCGTCGGGCCCAACGCGTGCGGCAAGTCCACCCTGCTGCGGGGCCTCGCCCGCCTGCACCCCCTGGAGGCCGGGCGCGTCACCCTCGGGGACCAGGACGTCACACGGATGCCCCGCCGGGAGCTCGCCCGGCTCGTGGGGGTCCTGCCGCAGTCGTCCGTGGCGCCCGACGGCGTCCGGGTCGCCGAGCTGGTCGGCCGCGGCCGGTACCCGCACCAGGGCTGGTTCGGCCGGCACAGCAGCGACGACGACGCCGTGGTCATGCGCTCCCTGGAGGCGACGGGCGTCGCGGACCTCGCCGACCGTCCCGTCGACGAGCTGTCCGGCGGGCAGCGGCAGCGGGTCTGGATCGCGATGGTGCTCGCCCAGGAGACCGACGTCGTGCTGCTCGACGAGCCCACGACCTACCTGGACGTCACGCACCAGGTGGAGCTGCTGGACCTGCTGCACGACCTCAACCGGGAGCGCGGCACGACGGTCGTCATGGTGCTGCACGAGCTGAACCTCGCGGCGCGGTACGCGGACCACCTGGTCGTGATGAGCGCCGGGCGGGTCGTGGCGCAGGGCGCCCCCGGGGACGTGCTGGACGAGGCGACGGTGCTGGCCGCGTTCGGCCTGGACGCCCGGGTGGTCCCGGACCCGGTCGCGGGGACCCCGATGATCGTGCCGGTGGGCCGCCACCACCGCCCCGACGGCTCGCTCGCGCCGACCGGCTCCACCGAGCCTTCGGGTGACTGA
- a CDS encoding FecCD family ABC transporter permease: MLASPHATPSPARVTTDARSQVARRTRRRLLTLTLTLLGLGLVVVASLALGVRDISPAVVWDALTAPVAGNVDHDVVLDQRVPRALVGLVAGLALGVCGAVIQGVTRNPIADPGLLGLNSGASFAVVCAVWLLGLSQPSQFVWFAFLGAAATATVVFAVGAGQPVKLALVGATVTALITPLITLVLLRDPAAFNLYRFWAVGSLTGRGLDTLVAVLPFVAVGVAVAAALAHRLNMLALGDDVARGLGQNVGLTRAAAGLTVVLLAGAATSLAGPIALVGLAVPHAARRLVGTDYRWVLALSAVLGPVMLLGADVIGRLVLPHAELEAGVVAAALGAPVLVAVARGRKVAGL; encoded by the coding sequence ATGCTCGCCTCACCTCACGCAACGCCGTCCCCGGCTCGCGTGACGACCGACGCGCGCAGCCAGGTGGCCCGCAGGACCCGCCGCCGGCTGCTCACCCTCACCCTGACGCTCCTCGGGCTCGGCCTCGTGGTGGTCGCCAGCCTCGCCCTCGGCGTCCGGGACATCTCCCCCGCCGTCGTCTGGGACGCCCTGACCGCACCCGTCGCCGGGAACGTCGACCACGACGTCGTCCTCGACCAGCGCGTCCCCCGCGCCCTCGTCGGGCTCGTCGCCGGGCTCGCCCTGGGCGTCTGCGGCGCCGTCATCCAGGGTGTCACCCGCAACCCCATCGCCGACCCCGGCCTCCTCGGGCTCAACTCCGGCGCCTCGTTCGCCGTCGTGTGCGCCGTATGGCTCCTCGGGCTCAGCCAGCCGTCGCAGTTCGTGTGGTTCGCGTTCCTCGGGGCCGCCGCCACCGCCACGGTGGTGTTCGCCGTCGGCGCCGGGCAGCCCGTGAAGCTCGCGCTCGTCGGCGCCACCGTCACGGCCCTCATCACCCCGCTCATCACCCTGGTGCTGCTGCGCGACCCCGCCGCGTTCAACCTCTACCGGTTCTGGGCCGTCGGGTCCCTCACCGGCCGCGGGCTCGACACGCTCGTCGCCGTCCTGCCGTTCGTCGCCGTCGGGGTCGCCGTCGCCGCCGCGCTCGCGCACCGCCTCAACATGCTCGCGCTCGGCGACGACGTCGCCCGCGGCCTCGGGCAGAACGTCGGCCTCACACGCGCCGCCGCCGGCCTCACCGTCGTGCTGCTGGCCGGCGCCGCCACGTCGCTCGCCGGACCCATCGCGCTCGTCGGGCTCGCCGTCCCCCACGCCGCCCGCCGCCTCGTGGGCACCGACTACCGGTGGGTCCTCGCCCTGAGCGCCGTCCTCGGTCCCGTCATGCTGCTCGGCGCCGACGTCATCGGCCGCCTCGTGCTCCCCCACGCCGAGCTCGAGGCGGGCGTCGTCGCCGCCGCCCTCGGCGCGCCCGTCCTCGTCGCCGTCGCCCGCGGCCGGAAGGTGGCCGGCCTGTGA
- the recO gene encoding DNA repair protein RecO → MPLYRDDAIVLRTHKLGEADRIITFLTREHGKVRAVGRGVRRTSSRFGARLEPFMMVDVQLHAGRNLDSVTQVETVGAFARPLSEDYALYTAGAAMLEAADRLVAQEREPAVQQYWLLVGALRALSERTHAPGLVLDSYLLRALAVAGWAASFTDCARCGEPGPHRAFAVAQGGAVCSRCRPPGSAAPAPETFALLAALLAGDWDVADVAEPRHRSEASGLVAAYTQFYLERTLRSLRMIEREA, encoded by the coding sequence GTGCCCCTGTACCGAGACGACGCGATCGTGCTGCGCACCCACAAGCTGGGCGAGGCGGACCGCATCATCACGTTCCTCACCCGGGAGCACGGCAAGGTGCGGGCCGTCGGACGCGGCGTGCGGCGCACGTCGTCGCGGTTCGGCGCCCGCCTGGAGCCGTTCATGATGGTCGACGTCCAGCTCCACGCGGGCCGCAACCTCGACTCCGTCACGCAGGTCGAGACCGTCGGCGCGTTCGCGCGCCCCCTCAGCGAGGACTACGCCCTCTACACGGCGGGCGCCGCGATGCTGGAGGCCGCCGACCGCCTCGTGGCACAGGAACGCGAGCCGGCCGTGCAGCAGTACTGGCTGCTGGTCGGAGCGCTGCGCGCCCTGTCCGAGCGCACGCACGCCCCCGGCCTCGTGCTGGACTCCTACCTGCTGCGCGCGCTGGCCGTCGCCGGCTGGGCGGCGTCGTTCACGGACTGCGCGCGCTGCGGCGAACCCGGACCGCACCGCGCCTTCGCCGTCGCGCAGGGCGGCGCCGTCTGCTCGCGCTGCCGACCTCCGGGATCCGCGGCACCCGCCCCCGAGACGTTCGCCCTGCTGGCCGCCCTGCTCGCCGGCGACTGGGACGTCGCCGACGTCGCCGAGCCGCGGCACCGCTCCGAGGCGTCGGGCCTCGTGGCCGCCTACACCCAGTTCTACCTGGAGCGCACGCTGCGCTCCCTGCGCATGATCGAGAGAGAGGCCTGA
- a CDS encoding iron-siderophore ABC transporter substrate-binding protein: protein MRIRRTLAAAVGLAAAGTLTLTACASDSEPETADTATSEAPAAEGATDEFPVTITHAFGETVVESAPERVATWGWGSTEAALAVGVAPVGVAEQVWTVGPQTLLPWVEEGYAELGAEEPVIFTDAESGASIPYEEFVEADPDLILAPYSGITQEQYDVLSDIAPVVAYPEGSPWTTPWDETIRLSAQALGRSAAGEQVLADVDTYFADLAAEHPELEGKTYATIVDSPTEGLVYVYTPADPRVSILEGLGVVSAPSVDELDTSDGGFYYTLSYEELDKLEADFVVAYVYTQEEAETLADKAELQAIPAVAAGNVVQVVEPVAVSSVSPPTALSYDWKDGVPAIVDQLAALYGES from the coding sequence TTGCGCATCCGCCGCACCCTTGCCGCCGCCGTCGGGCTCGCCGCCGCCGGCACGCTGACCCTGACCGCCTGCGCGTCCGACAGCGAGCCCGAGACCGCGGACACCGCCACCTCCGAGGCCCCCGCCGCCGAGGGCGCGACCGACGAGTTCCCCGTGACCATCACGCACGCGTTCGGCGAGACCGTCGTCGAGTCCGCGCCGGAGCGCGTCGCCACCTGGGGCTGGGGCTCCACCGAGGCCGCCCTCGCCGTCGGCGTCGCGCCCGTCGGCGTGGCCGAGCAGGTCTGGACCGTCGGCCCGCAGACCCTCCTGCCCTGGGTCGAGGAGGGCTACGCCGAGCTCGGCGCCGAGGAGCCCGTGATCTTCACCGACGCCGAGTCCGGCGCCTCCATCCCCTACGAGGAGTTCGTCGAGGCCGACCCCGACCTCATCCTCGCGCCCTACTCCGGCATCACGCAGGAGCAGTACGACGTCCTGTCCGACATCGCGCCGGTCGTCGCCTACCCCGAGGGCTCCCCCTGGACCACGCCGTGGGACGAGACCATCCGCCTGTCCGCGCAGGCGCTCGGCCGCTCCGCCGCGGGCGAGCAGGTCCTCGCCGACGTCGACACCTACTTCGCGGACCTCGCCGCCGAGCACCCCGAGCTCGAGGGCAAGACCTACGCCACGATCGTCGACTCCCCCACCGAGGGCCTCGTCTACGTCTACACCCCGGCCGACCCCCGCGTCTCCATCCTCGAGGGCCTCGGCGTCGTGTCCGCCCCGTCCGTGGACGAGCTCGACACCTCCGACGGCGGCTTCTACTACACCCTCTCCTACGAGGAGCTCGACAAGCTCGAGGCCGACTTCGTCGTCGCGTACGTCTACACCCAGGAGGAGGCCGAGACCCTCGCCGACAAGGCCGAGCTCCAGGCCATCCCCGCCGTCGCCGCCGGCAACGTCGTCCAGGTCGTCGAGCCCGTCGCCGTCTCGTCCGTGTCGCCGCCCACCGCGCTGTCCTACGACTGGAAGGACGGCGTCCCCGCGATCGTCGACCAGCTCGCCGCGCTCTACGGCGAGAGCTGA